A single genomic interval of Rhododendron vialii isolate Sample 1 chromosome 3a, ASM3025357v1 harbors:
- the LOC131319706 gene encoding uncharacterized protein LOC131319706 → MDNTPRHFVASVASNVYKKPSSVVDTRVVFFPSAASCLDSPGSSSCYFSNCKGSKRKRSANDGSQVFGLGCLSNSCATMSSGKETDESTVHLGLSINLHSQNERTAKQMSVTCGTLQGMEVAKPRLDLGLSLSTGPADSDITTVSQEFPTFQNNAESADIFGAVQLVDDGSTSSQWKRGPIVPPLHASQVTERVIDFVHPRSHINLNPVAPNLTSKSSVGGASGVTRPQHRRNASVKICQFDGCTKGARGASGLCIAHGGGRRCQRLGCQKGAEGRTVFCKAHGGGRRCQYLGCTRSAEGRTDYCIGHGGGKRCSHEGCSRAARGKSGLCIRHGGGKRCKMENCSKSAEGVSGLCISHGGGRRCQYPACTKGAQGSTMLCKAHGGGKRCTFLGCIKGAEGSTSFCKGHGGGKRCSFEGGCTRSVHGGTLFCVNHGGGKRCAAPECTKSARGRTNFCVRHGGGKRCKSEGCLKSAQGKTDFCKAHGGGKHCSWGQLGSEFGGQCGVPCDKFARGKSGLCAAHNSLVRDPFSSTMERIKADNHVDGIKTAGSVVTSINFMSFGHQPIPVQVPSLEVLSVGNTLGHLSVPEGRVHGGNLMAMLRGNANFGAGSNDQVVDGPSEPGKPFHMPHIWV, encoded by the coding sequence ATGGACAACACCCCTCGACATTTTGTTGCTAGTGTTGCTTCAAATGTGTACAAGAAACCGAGCAGTGTAGTTGATACAAGAGTTGTTTTTTTCCCCAGTGCTGCTTCGTGTCTTGATTCCCCTGGATCATCAAGCTGTTATTTCTCAAACTGCAAGGGAAGCAAGAGAAAAAGGAGTGCCAACGATGGTTCTCAAGTTTTTGGTTTGGGCTGTCTGTCAAATTCTTGTGCTACCATGTCCTCTGGGAAAGAAACTGACGAGTCTACAGTCCATCTCGGTCTGAGTATCAACCTCCATTCTCAAAATGAGAGAACAGCTAAACAAATGAGTGTTACCTGTGGGACTCTGCAGGGAATGGAAGTGGCAAAACCCAGGCTGGACCTTGGGCTGAGTCTATCTACTGGGCCTGCTGATTCTGATATCACCACTGTATCCCAAGAATTTCCGACTTTTCAGAACAATGCAGAGTCTGCAGACATATTTGGTGCAGTACAACTCGTGGATGATGGGTCAACATCATCGCAATGGAAACGAGGGCCTATTGTGCCACCATTGCATGCATCACAAGTCACAGAGCGCGTGATTGATTTTGTTCATCCTCGAAGCCATATAAATCTGAATCCAGTTGCTCCAAATCTCACATCAAAAAGCTCAGTTGGTGGTGCTTCTGGGGTAACTCGTCCTCAACATCGACGTAATGCTAGTGTGAAAATATGCCAATTCGATGGATGTACGAAAGGAGCCAGAGGTGCTTCTGGCCTATGTATTGCCCATGGTGGCGGCAGGAGGTGTCAGAGACTTGGGTGTCAGAAGGGAGCAGAAGGCAGGACAGTATTCTGCAAAGCCCATGGGGGCGGCCGCCGTTGCCAATACCTTGGGTGCACAAGGAGCGCTGAAGGCCGTACGGACTACTGCATTGGCCATGGCGGAGGTAAGCGGTGCAGCCATGAGGGTTGCAGCCGTGCTGCTAGAGGGAAATCTGGTCTGTGCATAAGGCATGGTGGTGGTAAGAggtgtaaaatggaaaactgcagTAAGAGTGCTGAGGGCGTTTCTGGCCTCTGCATCTCCCATGGTGGGGGCCGCCGGTGCCAGTATCCTGCCTGCACGAAAGGTGCCCAAGGGAGCACGATGCTTTGTAAAGCACACGGTGGGGGGAAAAGGTGCACATTTTTAGGGTGTATAAAGGGCGCAGAAGGGAGCACATCCTTCTGTAAAGGACATGGTGGGGGGAAAAGGTGTTCGTTTGAAGGGGGGTGCACAAGGAGTGTTCATGGGGGAACCTTGTTTTGTGTGAATCATGGTGGGGGAAAGAGATGTGCTGCGCCTGAATGCACCAAGAGTGCTAGGGGTCGTACAAACTTCTGTGTTCGTCATGGTGGAGGAAAAAGGTGCAAATCTGAGGGATGTCTAAAGAGTGCACAAGGAAAAACTGATTTCTGCAAGGCACATGGTGGAGGGAAACACTGCTCTTGGGGCCAGTTGGGTTCAGAGTTTGGCGGTCAATGTGGTGTTCCTTGTGATAAGTTCGCAAGGGGGAAATCTGGTTTATGTGCTGCCCACAATTCCCTAGTGCGAGACCCATTTTCTAGCACAATGGAGAGGATAAAAGCGGACAACCATGTCGATGGTATTAAAACAGCTGGCAGCGTTGTTACATCGATTAATTTCATGAGTTTTGGGCATCAGCCGATTCCTGTGCAGGTTCCATCCCTCGAAGTTTTGTCTGTTGGAAATACTTTAGGTCACCTGTCAGTTCCAGAAGGTCGGGTGCATGGAGGAAACCTAATGGCAATGTTAAGAGGGAATGCCAACTTTGGAGCCGGAAGCAATGATCAAGTAGTTGATGGCCCATCAGAGCCAGGTAAACCGTTTCATATGCCTCATATTTGGGTTTAA
- the LOC131319708 gene encoding protein CURVATURE THYLAKOID 1A, chloroplastic-like isoform X4, producing the protein MQHSSSNRLTLFQIKASSSEESSGSTEVGEGFSDLKEKWDALEDKYMLILYGGGPIVALWLSSIVVDAINSVPLLPRITELVGLGYTGWFVYRYLLFKSSRKELAAEIEALKKKIAGS; encoded by the exons ATGCAGCATTCAA GTTCCAACAGGTTAACCCTATTCCAAATCAAAGCCTCCTCTTCAGAGGAGTCATCTGGTTCTACTGAAGTCGGGGAGGGATTCTCAGACCTAAAAGAAAAG TGGGATGCACTTGAAGACAAGTACATGCTCATTCTATACGGGGGTGGGCCAATAGTTGCTCTGTGGTTGTCTTCCATCGTTGTTGATGCCATCAACTCAGTTCCTTTG CTTCCAAGAATCACGGAGTTGGTTGGGCTTGGATATACTGGATGGTTTGTGTACCGGTACCTTCTTTTTAAG TCAAGCAGAAAGGAACTAGCCGCTGAAATTGAAGCTTTGAAGAAAAAGATAGCTGGAAGTTGA
- the LOC131319708 gene encoding protein CURVATURE THYLAKOID 1A, chloroplastic-like isoform X1: MAQAYAAARVSSMAVPRLSKKSKSLYSQVPALPYVSPRSASSSSTSASASASFKHSSGSNRLTLFQIKASSSEESSGSTEVGEGFSDLKEKWDALEDKYMLILYGGGPIVALWLSSIVVDAINSVPLLPRITELVGLGYTGWFVYRYLLFKSSRKELAAEIEALKKKIAGS; this comes from the exons ATGGCACAAGCTTATGCAGCAGCTAGGGTCTCTTCAATGGCAGTGCCTAGACTCTCTAAGAAGTCGAAGTCTTTGTACTCACAGGTTCCTGCTTTGCCGTATGTTTCTCCTCGCTCTGCTTCTTCTTCGTCTACCTCAGCTTCAGCTTCAGCTTCGTTTAAGCACTCCTCAG GTTCCAACAGGTTAACCCTATTCCAAATCAAAGCCTCCTCTTCAGAGGAGTCATCTGGTTCTACTGAAGTCGGGGAGGGATTCTCAGACCTAAAAGAAAAG TGGGATGCACTTGAAGACAAGTACATGCTCATTCTATACGGGGGTGGGCCAATAGTTGCTCTGTGGTTGTCTTCCATCGTTGTTGATGCCATCAACTCAGTTCCTTTG CTTCCAAGAATCACGGAGTTGGTTGGGCTTGGATATACTGGATGGTTTGTGTACCGGTACCTTCTTTTTAAG TCAAGCAGAAAGGAACTAGCCGCTGAAATTGAAGCTTTGAAGAAAAAGATAGCTGGAAGTTGA
- the LOC131319708 gene encoding protein CURVATURE THYLAKOID 1A, chloroplastic-like isoform X2, with translation MAQAYAAARVSSMAVPRLSKKSKSLYSQVPALPYVSPRSASSSSTSASASASFKHSSGSNRLTLFQIKASSSEESSGSTEVGEGFSDLKEKWDALEDKYMLILYGGGPIVALWLSSIVVDAINSVPLLPRITELVGLGYTGWFVYRYLLFKPSPH, from the exons ATGGCACAAGCTTATGCAGCAGCTAGGGTCTCTTCAATGGCAGTGCCTAGACTCTCTAAGAAGTCGAAGTCTTTGTACTCACAGGTTCCTGCTTTGCCGTATGTTTCTCCTCGCTCTGCTTCTTCTTCGTCTACCTCAGCTTCAGCTTCAGCTTCGTTTAAGCACTCCTCAG GTTCCAACAGGTTAACCCTATTCCAAATCAAAGCCTCCTCTTCAGAGGAGTCATCTGGTTCTACTGAAGTCGGGGAGGGATTCTCAGACCTAAAAGAAAAG TGGGATGCACTTGAAGACAAGTACATGCTCATTCTATACGGGGGTGGGCCAATAGTTGCTCTGTGGTTGTCTTCCATCGTTGTTGATGCCATCAACTCAGTTCCTTTG CTTCCAAGAATCACGGAGTTGGTTGGGCTTGGATATACTGGATGGTTTGTGTACCGGTACCTTCTTTTTAAG cCGAGTCCGCATTAA
- the LOC131319708 gene encoding protein CURVATURE THYLAKOID 1A, chloroplastic-like isoform X3, protein MAQAYAAARVSSMAVPRLSKKSKSLYSQVPALPYVSPRSASSSSTSASASASFKHSSGSNRLTLFQIKASSSEESSGSTEVGEGFSDLKEKWDALEDKYMLILYGGGPIVALWLSSIVVDAINSVPLLPRITELVGLGYTGWFVYRYLLFKLLF, encoded by the exons ATGGCACAAGCTTATGCAGCAGCTAGGGTCTCTTCAATGGCAGTGCCTAGACTCTCTAAGAAGTCGAAGTCTTTGTACTCACAGGTTCCTGCTTTGCCGTATGTTTCTCCTCGCTCTGCTTCTTCTTCGTCTACCTCAGCTTCAGCTTCAGCTTCGTTTAAGCACTCCTCAG GTTCCAACAGGTTAACCCTATTCCAAATCAAAGCCTCCTCTTCAGAGGAGTCATCTGGTTCTACTGAAGTCGGGGAGGGATTCTCAGACCTAAAAGAAAAG TGGGATGCACTTGAAGACAAGTACATGCTCATTCTATACGGGGGTGGGCCAATAGTTGCTCTGTGGTTGTCTTCCATCGTTGTTGATGCCATCAACTCAGTTCCTTTG CTTCCAAGAATCACGGAGTTGGTTGGGCTTGGATATACTGGATGGTTTGTGTACCGGTACCTTCTTTTTAAG cttcttttttaa
- the LOC131319711 gene encoding putative pentatricopeptide repeat-containing protein At3g49142 gives MKLTNPLLIPRKFSTAIQPRTRLPPLQPPKSPQQNTAIINEDICRQILDKHPDIRTLKSLHSKIIFDQTLRSNPSIAIKLMRAYAACGQPSITHHLFDEITDKNVVLLNVLIRSYVNNRLYQDALLVYKSKSSYGIYPDHYTFPFVLKACSGTENLRAGIQVHGSVVRVGVDSNLFVGNGLVALYGKCGCLLEARRVLDEMPERDAVSWNSLITGYAQYGRFDDALAVCREMEVLSVKPNASTMAGLLPAVSNATAENVSFVKELFMKSDKDSVVSWNVMIAMYVSNSMSMSAVEVYLEMEACGIEPDAVTVASVLPACGDLSALLLGRRIHEYVERKRLRPNLLLENALINMYAKCGCLDDARKVFNEMLYRDVVSWTSIISGYGMNGKGRIAVALFLKMLASGPTPDHIAFVSVISACSHAGLLEEGRYCYKLMTEEYRRMPRLEHCACMVDLLGRAGLIDEAYGFIKKMPMEPNERIWGALLSSCRVYSNLNIGLQAADHLFQLVPEHAGYYVLLSNIYAKAGRWEDVTTIRSIMKGKGIKKVPGISNVELNRRVHSFLAGDQSHPQSKKIYEELDVLLGKMKEVGYVPKTDSALHDVEEEDKENHLVVHSEKLAIVFVIINTKPGTPIRITKNLRVCGDCHIAIKLISKIVERDIVVRDMNRFHHFQNGICSCDDYW, from the coding sequence ATGAAACTCACAAACCCGCTTCTTATTCCCCGCAAGTTTTCAACCGCCATTCAACCACGAACCCGCCTTCCACCACTCCAACCACCCAAATCTCCTCAACAAAACACAGCCATCATTAATGAAGATATCTGTCGCCAAATTTTGGACAAACACCCAGATATCAGAACGTTAAAAAGCCTCCATTCCAAGATCATCTTCGACCAAACCCTACGCTCAAACCCATCCATTGCCATCAAACTCATGCGAGCTTACGCAGCTTGCGGCCAACCCAGCATCACCCACCACCTATTCGACGAAATAACCGACAAAAACGTCGTCCTTTTGAATGTCTTGATCAGAAGCTACGTGAACAACCGTTTATACCAAGACGCTCTTCTTGTATACAAGAGCAAGTCTAGTTATGGTATTTACCCTGATCACTATACCTTCCCTTTTGTTTTAAAAGCTTGTTCTGGGACCGAGAATTTACGGGCAGGGATCCAAGTTCATGGTTCTGTTGTAAGAGTAGGTGTAGATTCAAATCTGTTTGTGGGTAATGGTCTGGTTGCTTTGTATGGGAAATGCGGTTGTTTACTGGAAGCTCGCAGGGTGCTTGATGAAATGCCCGAAAGAGATGCGGTTTCTTGGAATTCGTTGATTACCGGGTACGCGCAATATGGGCGGTTTGATGATGCGTTGGCAGTTTGTCGAGAAATGGAAGTTTTAAGCGTAAAGCCTAATGCTAGCACAATGGCTGGCCTCTTGCCTGCTGTAAGTAATGCAACTGCTGAAAATGTGTCTTTTGTTAAGGAACTGTTTATGAAATCGGATAAGGATAGTGTTGTGTCGTGGAATGTGATGATTGCTATGTATGTTAGTAATTCGATGTCTATGTCAGCAGTTGAAGTTTATTTGGAGATGGAAGCTTGTGGGATAGAACCTGATGCAGTTACTGTTGCCAGTGTTCTTCCTGCTTGTGGCGACCTCTCAGCTCTTTTGCTAGGGCGAAGGATCCATGAGTACGTGGAAAGGAAGAGGCTTCGACCCAATCTGTTGTTGGAAAATGCCTTGATAAACATGTATGCAAAGTGTGGTTGTTTAGATGATGCGAGAAAAGTGTTTAATGAGATGTTGTACCGGGATGTTGTGTCATGGACTTCGATTATTTCTGGTTATGGCATGAACGGAAAAGGTCGCATTGCTGTGGCTCTATTTTTGAAAATGCTGGCGTCAGGTCCCACTCCAGATCATATCGCCTTTGTTTCCGTTATCTCTGCATGCAGCCACGCAGGATTGTTGGAAGAGGGAAGATATTGCTATAAGCTAATGACTGAGGAGTACAGGCGAATGCCCAGGTTAGAACACTGTGCTTGCATGGTTGATCTATTAGGACGTGCTGGGCTAATAGATGAGGCCTACGGTTTCATAAAAAAGATGCCAATGGAGCCAAATGAGAGGATATGGGGGGCTTTGTTGAGTTCTTGTCGCGTTTACTCCAACTTGAATATTGGGCTTCAAGCTGCAGATCATCTTTTCCAATTAGTTCCTGAGCATGCAGGTTATTACGTCTTGTTATCAAATATTTATGCCAAGGCCGGTAGATGGGAAGATGTTACCACCATTAGATCAATCATGAAGGGCAAAGGAATCAAGAAAGTTCCTGGCATTAGCAACGTTGAGCTAAATCGCCGGGTGCACAGCTTTCTTGCTGGTGACCAATCACATCCCCAATCAAAGAAGATCTATGAAGAGTTGGATGTATTACTGGGGAAGATGAAAGAGGTAGGGTACGTCCCCAAGACGGACTCTGCCCTTCACGATGTGGAGGAAGAGGATAAGGAAAATCACTTAGTTGTTCATAGTGAGAAGTTAGCAATTGTCTTTGTTATAATTAATACGAAACCTGGAACACCAATCAGGATTACCAAGAATCTACGTGTATGTGGGGATTGCCATATCGCTATCAAGCTAATCTCCAAGATTGTTGAACGAGACATAGTAGTCAGGGATATGAACCGGTTTCATCATTTCCAGAATGGCATCTGCTCATGTGATGATTACTGGTAA